A single region of the Chryseobacterium culicis genome encodes:
- the mce gene encoding methylmalonyl-CoA epimerase yields MKLEHIGIAVKSLGISDELFTKLLGKESYKKETVEREGVVTSFYETGESKIELLEASNPESPISKFIDKKGEGIHHLAFGVENILEEVKRLKKEGFQFISEEPKEGADNKLVVFLHPKSTNGVLVELCQEKQ; encoded by the coding sequence ATGAAGCTAGAACATATTGGTATTGCTGTAAAGTCTTTAGGCATTTCTGATGAACTTTTTACGAAACTCTTAGGAAAAGAATCCTACAAAAAAGAAACTGTAGAGAGAGAAGGTGTGGTGACTTCTTTTTATGAAACCGGGGAGAGCAAAATCGAATTGCTGGAAGCCAGCAATCCTGAAAGTCCGATCTCAAAATTCATCGATAAAAAGGGGGAAGGCATCCATCATCTGGCATTTGGGGTTGAAAATATACTGGAAGAAGTAAAAAGATTGAAAAAAGAAGGGTTTCAGTTTATCTCCGAAGAACCGAAAGAAGGTGCTGATAACAAATTAGTTGTATTCCTTCATCCAAAGTCTACCAACGGAGTACTGGTAGAACTTTGCCAAGAAAAGCAATAA
- the rbfA gene encoding 30S ribosome-binding factor RbfA: MESNRQRKVAQIIQEDFAELFRKQASESKQSILVSVSDVKVTADLGIAKIYLSIFPQEFRTAVMKEIEENKPQYRNFIGQKMAKQVRIIPQLNFYLDTALDDVEKLERELRGEGDNPVL; encoded by the coding sequence ATGGAAAGTAACAGACAAAGAAAAGTAGCACAGATCATTCAGGAAGACTTCGCAGAGCTTTTCCGCAAACAGGCTTCAGAAAGCAAACAGAGCATATTGGTATCTGTTTCAGATGTAAAAGTAACTGCCGACTTAGGAATTGCTAAGATTTATTTAAGCATTTTCCCGCAGGAATTCCGTACCGCTGTCATGAAGGAGATTGAAGAAAACAAACCTCAATACAGAAATTTCATTGGCCAAAAGATGGCAAAACAGGTACGTATCATTCCACAACTGAACTTTTACCTGGATACCGCTCTTGATGATGTTGAAAAACTGGAAAGAGAATTAAGAGGCGAAGGCGACAATC